The following proteins come from a genomic window of Bacillus sp. Marseille-P3661:
- a CDS encoding DnaB-like helicase N-terminal domain-containing protein, which yields MGSTKWVNHEAEQAVLGAILLDGGLIQECILQSNHFPAGIHQMIFKAMREVDEKNLAIDVVTVSSALGDVIRQVGGVTYLSALADSVPSTANFNVYQQLILEAYKLRETRNLATQLAMNPEHITDYYQRISEIQEVISIQSRTMKHILVEIYQDMETDIEGI from the coding sequence ATGGGATCAACTAAATGGGTCAATCACGAAGCCGAGCAAGCGGTGCTAGGGGCCATTTTATTAGATGGCGGTCTAATACAAGAATGCATATTACAATCTAACCATTTTCCAGCAGGCATTCACCAAATGATATTCAAGGCTATGCGTGAGGTTGATGAGAAAAATCTAGCCATTGATGTAGTAACCGTTTCATCAGCTTTAGGTGATGTCATTCGTCAAGTAGGGGGAGTCACATATTTAAGTGCTTTAGCAGACTCTGTACCATCAACAGCTAATTTTAATGTTTATCAACAGCTTATCTTGGAAGCATATAAACTACGTGAAACACGTAATCTTGCCACGCAATTGGCAATGAATCCGGAACACATTACTGACTATTATCAACGCATTTCAGAAATTCAAGAAGTAATCTCTATTCAATCACGGACAATGAAACATATACTGGTGGAAATTTACCAAGATATGGAAACTGATATTGAGGGGATTTAA